The Prochlorococcus marinus XMU1404 DNA segment ATATTATTTTCACTAATTTTTGCATCACCTCTTAAACCTTTTACTGCGTCTTCAAAGCGTGATGAGAGTTCATCAAACATTATTAAATAGTAATTTCAGTCATTATAGATGATCTAGCAGTTTATACTTACAAGCCACTTACAAAATCAACCAATTTCCATGACTTATTTGAAAAACCCAAGATATATTTAACTTTGAGCGGAGTAAGTGATGTTTCATTAACAAACTCTCCAGAATTTTTTATTATTTTCTCTAGATAATCTAATTCAACTAAAACAACGATCCTAGAGGAAGTTTGTGATACAAAATCTATTTTTCGTATTTGGGAAATAATTTCTTTATTTATTCCTTTCTTGATATCGTTATTTCTTTCTTCGATTGTTCTTTCAATCAAACCATTACTAACAATTTCGGAAAGATTAATTTCACTCTTACCTGACAAGTAATTACTCTTATTAATAAGCCATAGATTAATTAAATTACTTAAATCTTTTAGAGTAGGTGAAACTTTTGTAAGTTCTTTAGCTCTAAAGGAATTATTTTTAATAGGTTTTACATCTATAGACTTAGATTCACTTGAAGAATTTTTATTTACTTCTTTATTAGATTTTATCTCCCTTAAATTTTGATTTTTATCTACAGATGTTAGAGGTTTATCCAGAACAGTTTCATCTTGAATTGAATTTTTAAAATTATTTCTTAAAAATCCAATACCAATACCAAATGAAAATAAAATCAAAAAAGCATATAGATATATTAAAATAGGTGATCTATCAATAATCTCTTGATCCTTTAAAAATTCGCCAAAACTAAACTTTAATTCGGCAATTTTTTCAATTAAATACTTATATAAGTTTATTGTTTTATTCTTAAAAATTTCTTCATTAAATTTATCTTCTTGACTATCAAGCTTTTCATCTATTTGTTTTATACCTCCAGGCCAAGGTAATCTCCTTTCATCAACATTACCTAATTTACCATCAACATCTTGAATAATCTTTGAAGAAGATTCACTATCTATTTTTGATTTCTGAAGATTTGATTTAATTGTAGTTTTATTTGATTTCTTTTCTAATTTTTCAATAAATTCTTGAATTCTTCCGTCTTCAAACCAAGAATCTAAATCCACCTCTTTTGAGTCAACATCCCTAAAACCAACTAAAACGTCTTTCTCAAGCCAATTTCTGCAATATATATACATAGCTTCTAGTTTATTTCCTTGATAGTTGTTAAACCAATTTTGAAAATTTTCATCAGAACTACTTGAGAATCTTGCAGAGGCCTGATCAATATCTGCTAGAAGCAAGTCTAAACAGCCAATAAGAGGCATTGAATCTAGGCCTGATAAGTTGAGTTTATTTAGAATTTTCCGCGCTTCAAATAATTTTTCCGGTTTTCTTCTTGAGAAACCAATTGCTGTCAAGGATAAAAAAGCTAAAAATCCTGCTTCTAATGAACCTCTTTTTTGTAATTCAAGAAACAAATCTACCTGTTCTTCTACTGTCAAATAGGGCTTTATTTGTTTAAAAAAAGCTTCAAATTCTTGCTGATTTAAATAATCTCCATATTCAGATTTGTTATTACCTTCCAAACCACCCCTTTTAATTATTAGATTCTCTAACATGCTTAAACCTTTTTTATGAGACTCCTGATCATTTAATTCCCTACTAAGTAGATCTAGGATCCTGAAAGGAAGCAGAGAAACCAAATCTTCTTCAAGCTCTTTCCTTCTTTCACCAAGCTTTCCCATTCTTTGGAGAAGTTGTATACCCTCATGTAAAAAGTCTGCAGCGTTTGAATAGGCTCTAAGCTGTTGTTCTTGAATTGCAGAGTCTCTAGCTGTTAAAGAAGCTAATAAAGTTAGATCAGCTTCTCTACTACTTCCTAAAGCTGGAGTTTGTGGGGGCTGCAAAGCTTTTCTCGTGATCTTAAAAGCCTCTTTTGGGGAACCTGATTCCCAAAGAAGTATTAATCCTGCCACTTCTCTATTTGAAGAAAACTCCAATCCAGATGCTCCGTCTAGTATCAAATTTTCGTATTCTCTTCTGCTTTCTGGATCTGTAAGCAAATCAGCAGTAAGACGAAGCAATTCCGATCTTTGGGTTAAAACTTCATAAGTAAAGCCTTCATCAGGGGTTTTATCCAATCGTAATTGAAAAGCTCTTAATATCTCTTCAGATGTTGCAGAGGGGCTTACACCAATTAAACTGAAATGATCTAAGGGAAGTTCCAAACAAATATCCTAAATGAAAATTCTTAGATAAATTTTATCAAGTTAAAAATTTTTTTCATAAGGTCTTACAGAGTTATTAAAAAAAATGATGAAAATCGACCTCCACACCTTAGAATGTTAACAAATCAAAACTTCATTAAGGTATTTTCTTGGAAACACACGTAGAGAGAATTACAAATCTTCAAGACATAAAAAAAGCAGAATTAGATCGAGAAACCGGATTGTTTCTTTATGAAGATATGATACTTGGCCGAAGATTCGAAGATAAGTGTGCAGAAATGTACTATAGAGGAAAAATGTTTGGGTTCGTTCATTTATATAACGGCCAAGAAGCTATAAGCACTGGAGTGATTGGTGCCATGAAAAAGAAACACGATTGGTTTTGTAGTACCTATCGCGATCATGTCCATGCACTTAGTGCAGGTGTTCCCTCTTTTGAAGTAATGAGCGAGCTTTTCGGCAAAGCTACAGGTTGCAGTAAAGGCAGAGGGGGATCCATGCACTTATTTTCAAGAGAGCATCACTTGTTGGGGGGATACGCATTTATTGGGGAAGGCATTCCAGTTGCTTTAGGAGCAGCATTTTCAAGCAAATATAAAAAGGAAGTTGCTGGTAATAATAGTAGTGACTCGGTAACTGCAGCATTCTTTGGAGATGGAACTTGTAATAATGGACAGTTTTTTGAATGTTTAAATATGGCCCAATTATGGAAACTTCCTATAATTTTTGTTGTTGAAAACAATAAATGGGCTATTGGTATGGCACATGATAGAGCAACCAGCAATCCTGAAATCTGGAGAAAAGCCTCTGCTTTCGGGATGCATGGTGAAGAAGTTGACGGAATGGATGTATTAGCAGTTAGAGGGGCAGCACAAAGAGCAATTGAGCGGGCTAGAGCAGGTGATGGGCCTACTCTTTTAGAATGCTTGACCTATAGATATAGAGGGCATTCTCTTGCTGATCCTGACGAATTAAGATCTGAAAAAGAGAAGGAATTTTGGGGAAAAAGAGATCCCATAAAGAAATTAGCTCAAGAAATTATTGATGGAAAATTCGCAACGGAAGAAGAATTAAAAAGTATTGAAAAGAAAATAGATATAGAAATATCCAAAGCGGTTAAAGATGCTTTAGAAGCCCCTGAGCCTCCTTCTCAAGAATTAACCAAATATATTTGGGCCGAAGATTAGTTAAATACCACTAGGTAGTTTTCTGGTTAAATTTCTTAATTTTCTCAGAGCCTTCAATTCAACTTGTCTTACCCTCTCTCTAGAAACTTCCAATAATCTTCCAATTTCAGCAAGTGTATGTCTCTCATTTCCATCTAATCCGAACCTTAATTTAAGCACATGTTGCTCTTGTTCACTGAGATGGCTTAACCAATTACCAAGTTGCTCTTGATGCATTTTCTGTTCAACTTGATCTAGAGGCTCTTCATTATTACTATCTGCAATTAAATCTCCTAAAAAGCTCCTTCCATCATCGCCGTTAACAGGAGCATCTAAACTACTTGTTGATAAAGCTTGCCTTAAAACAGAATCTAATTCTTCGACATCAATTTCCATTGCTTCTGCAATCTCAATTCTGCTTGGCATAGCTCCGAGTTTATGAGCTAAATCTCTACTAACTTTTCTTATAGAAGCTAACCTTTCACTCAAGTGGACTGGCAAACGGATCGTTCGAGATTGACAAGCGATCGCTCTAGTCATACTTTGTCTAATCCACCAAAAAGCATATGTAGAAAACTTGTATCCTCTTGTAGGATCAAATTTTTCAACAGCCCTCTCTAAACCAAGTGAACCTTCTTGAACTAGGTCAAGAAGTTCAAGACCCTTACCTTGGTATTTTTTTGCCACACTAACAACTAACCTTAAATTAGCTTTCATCATCCTCTCTTTTGCTCTTCTTCCTATTTTTATTGTTCTTTTTTGCTGTGTTGTAAATTCTTTGTTTTTTTCAGTTAATTGACCATCTTCTGTAAGTATCATCATCTTTTGAACTTGATTACCCAATTCAATTTCTTCAGAAGGCGTTAATAAAGGCACCCTTCCAATATTCTGCAAGTACCAACTTATAGGGTCATTGCCTCTTCTTTTTTGTGGCTCTGCTTGTGTTGGTATTGATGAAACCATTTTTACCTGAATTGAGGTAATAAAACTTTCCTACATTTTTATGGAAAAAGCTAAATATTTAATGCGCGCTTCAGATTTGACGTAACATTTGTATATTTATGTGTTTAAAACTAAAAATAACTCTCATAAATTGTTTCTTTCAAGATATTTGTCTCGTTTTCATATTTCTCATTAATTTTGATAATTCATCACCAATAGCGGATGCATTTGACCCTTTTTTACACTTTGATGCAGCAAATGAATGTAAAAGTACGTATTTAGTAAAAAAATCAGTTGTTATATTTTTACAAAGGGTCGAATCAATCGCAGAACTGCCAGCTATAAATCCGGTTAAAAGATCACCTAATCCTGCTCTCGCAGTTTGAGAATCAGTCCCAAAAAGTTGCCATGCTTTTTTATCATCAGCAACTATACTGTTAGCTCCCTTTAACAAAACACTTATATTAAATTCTTTGGCCGCTTTAAGAGCTAGTCCAACATTTGTCTCACCTTCTATATTAGGAAATAACCTTGAAAATCCCTTAATATGAGGTGTAATCCAAGTTTGAAATTTTCTCTCTAAGAAGAATTTTGATCCTAATTTTGATTCAGAAATTCTATTAAGTGCATCTGCATCCAAGATCAATAATCCCTTAAAACCTATTAGGTAATCTTTCGATTTATGCCAATCATCATTATCAATTCCTATCCCTGGGCCTACAGCTAATGAATCATATAAACTCAGATCAATATTTTTTAATGCACTGAATAAGGATGCATTACCATTGTGGTTAGTTTGCATAGTTCCTTTTAAAACTATTTCTGGAGCAACTTGCCAAATAGATTCAGCTACTAATTCAGGCAGAACTGCTGAGATAAAACCTGCTCCACTTGATATTGCCCCTCTTAATGATAAGTATGCAGCTCCGGGATATTTTTCACTTCCAGCAATTAATAATGTTCTTCCTCTTTTATATTTATCGGAATTTTTTGGTAAAGAAGGTAAATCAATATTTTTTAAATCTTTGTAAGTAACCTTAAAAATTTTTTTCTCAATCTTAGATAACTTATTAGTAGGTACCCCAATATCAATATGATTCAACTCTCCAATAAAAGGTAAAGCAGAATCTTGTGTTAACCCAATTTTATTGAGACCTATAGCTAAAGTGTAATCTGCCTGTACAGCATTATCTAAAAACGGCTCTCCTTTATCAGGGCATAACCCTGTTGGGATATCAATACTTATTACCTTGCCATATTTGTTATGAAATTTTTGATTAATAAGTTTGATTAATTTATTATCAACTTTTCTTGTTTGATTATTACCAAAAATCGCATCAATCCAGAGTTCTTTCCCATTTGCATCAGGGGGCTCTACTAATTTTGTGACACCAATAGATGTAAGATAATTAAGGAGGTTATTTGTTAATGTTTTTTTTATCGGAAATGGACACCATACCTGGACTAAAAAGCCTTTCAAACAAAGCTCTCGTGCTATTACTGCACCATCCCCACCATTATGCCCAGGACCGATTAAAACAGTTATTCCATGTTTTAAAAGAGGTTTCCTTTTCAAGAGCCATCTACTAATTTGGATACCAGCTTTCTCCATCAATGCTTCTTGTGGCATTCCATCAGAAAACATTTCTTTCTCTAATATCATCATTTGCTTCGAATCAACAATTAAATGTTTAGAGTCAATTGCTGGCCATACAATTTCGTTCATAATTAGTACAAAGCATTTGAAGTACCGTTCAAAATTTTAAACTTCCATGTTAAAGACACAAAAAGATGAAAAATTAGAGAACTATTTTTCTACTAATAATAAAACTAAAAAGAAGAAAAATATTATTGTAGGTCTTTCTGGAGGCGTAGATAGTTCTCTTTCAGCTGCTCTTCTTGTAGAAAGAGGATGGAATGTTGAGGGACTAACTCTTTGGCTAATGAAAGGAGAAGGATCCTGTTGTTCTGAAGGATTAGTAGATGCTGCAGCCCTTTGTGAAGATTTAGGAATTAATCATAAAATTATAGATTCAAGAGAAATTTTCGAAAGAGAGGTAATTAAAAAAACTACTGAAAGCTACGAGAAAGGTTTCACACCACTCCCATGTTCGATGTGCAACAAGAATGTGAAGTTTGAAGAGATGCTTAATTATGCAATAAATAAAAAAGACTTTACCCATATTGCGACTGGACATTACGCAAGAATAAAAAAATCATCTTATGCTGAAAAACTTGATTACAAGAGCTTAGTATTTAAGGAATTCCTTCTTCTGAGAGGGGCGGACAAGAATAAAGACCAAAGTTATTTTCTTTATTCTCTTTCACAAGAAGTACTAAGCAGATTAGAATTTCCTCTTGGTGAGATGAAAAAAGAAGAAACCAGAAAGGAAGCCCTGAGATTAGGCCTCAGAACTGCTCAAAAACCAGAAAGTCAAGATTTATGTTTAGTTGAGCATTATGGATCAATGCAGAGATTTATCGACAAACACATTGAACCTAAAGAAGGAAAAATAATACATGTTAATGGTCAAGTCCTAGGAACTCACAATGGTATTCAGCACTTTACTGTAGGCCAAAGAAAAGGTTTGGGAGTTGCCTGGCCCGAACCATTATATGTAAAAAATTTAGACAGAAAAGAAAACATAGTGTACGTAGCAGATAAAAGTGATCTATTTAATAGAGAAGCAATAATTAGTAAGGTTAATTGGGTTTCAATCGAAGAACCTAAGCAAGATATAAAAGTAGAAGCACAAATCAGATATAGAAGTCATCCAGTAAAAGGAACTTTAATTGCTTTGAAAAATTCAGATAATCTAACTAAAACTTTTAAATTAATTTTTGAAGAAAGTCAAAGTTCGGTAACGCCCGGACAAGCTGCAGTTTTTTATAAAGGAGAAATTTTATTAGGTGGTGGATTAATTAATTAATTTTCAAAAAGATATTTAATCCCATAAAAAATATAAGCAAAAACAAAAGAGGTTTATCTCCAAATTTTGTATAGAAAGTCTTTTCGGATGAAAAATTAGGGAACACTATTTTATTTTGCTCAACATTTAAATCTAGCATTTGAATTATTTTTCCATCATCCTGAACTAAACCCGAAGGGCCTGTGTTTGATACGAGTAAATTATTTTTCTTATTTTCAATACTTCTTAACCTAGCCAATGATAGAAATTGATTATGCAGCTTAATTGGATAGGGATCTAAATTTGATGCAGTTATTATTAGTTTTGCACCACTATTAATAGCCTTTCTTATTTTCAATCCATCACTAATTTCGTAACAGATAGCTACTGCTAATGGGGGGGTAAATTTAGGATCGAAAAATCTTGAATCGGAACCCGGTTGAACTCCTCCTACTGCAGATAATCCTCTTGAAAAACTATTTAGAAATACAGGTATATTTTCACCTAATGGAACAAGTCTACTTTTATCTATGAAAGAGGTAAAAGATTTATCTCCAATTTGAAATCCTAGTAAAGAACTTCTTAACTCATTATTGTAATTTCTGAAACCTCCTGCCAAAGTATTAATTTTAATGCCTTTAGTTAAATAAAAATTATTAGATAGAGTTCCTTCGGGAGCAACAAGAAGTTTTGCTTTATTGGCTAAAGCATATTCTTGAGCGATAGATTGTTTTTCTTTAATAAACTCATCATCTATTTTCAATTTTTCTCTTGTTGGGATATTTGTTTGCCAAATAGCCACAGGAAATTCAGAGTTTCTTTTTATTGGATTTGTTAGGGCCCCAAATAAATGTAAGAAAACAATTATTAAAGATCCAAAAATAAATATTTTTTTGAAATGAAGTTTTCTTCTCCATCTACCGTGACTAAAAAAAATCCAAAATCCAATCAATATTTGTAATACGCATAAACCACTTGCACCAATCCATCTTGCCAACCCAGCGAGATAAATATCACCTGGGACAAGACTTTCACCTAAACCTATCCAGAAAAAAGGTGTTTGAGAAAGTATCAATTCACCAATCCCCCAAGTCAAAGATAAAAAAAATACTTTTATGATTAAAGGCATAATTTTCATATTAAAAACATCCTCTTTCCAGAGAATCATTTCAACTAACAGCCCCCATAAATAAACTAATAACCCACCCCAAATAGCACAAAATAATAATATTGAAATGGCAATTATTAAACTTGCAAACCATGAAAACCCAAGCCATGTCAAAGGATGCAGATCATATAACCATGAATGACTTATCAAAACAAAGAAAAAGCCCCACCAAAAATTTGCTATTTTTCTTTCACTTCCTTCCCATAAAATAAATAAAGATATCGGCATAAAAATCAGCCAAAAGTAAGTTGAGACTGAAATTCCTCCTAAAATTCCACCTAGGCAAGGGTAAAAATATTGTCTTAAACTTTTTATCTTAGTCGGGATTAACAATCTAAAATTACGAAATTAAATTTATAATCACTCATTTATTGTACCTTTATTCTGTAATATTAGTTTTAGTAACTTTCAAAATTTAAGTGAAAGAAGTCTTTATTAGTTTTGCAGTTTTTGTTTTTTGTGTTTCGTTAACTCTTTTCAGTCAATTTAATTCACAACAAGTGGTTAATGCTGCCGAATCAGAAACTCAGTTAATTCAAAAAACACCTATTGCAAAATCATCAAATGTTTCAAATAATAATTTATTTGAGCTAGACCCATCAGATCCAAATCCTATACTTTTCGCTATGGCAGAAGAAACACAATCAGAAAGCAATTCAAGGACTACAGAAAGTGGTCTAGTTATTTTGGATATCGTAAATGGGGAAGGAGATGAAGCTAGTGCTGGGCAAACAGTTACTGTAAACTATACAGGAACTCTAGAAGATGGGACACAATTTGATACTAGTATCGGTAGAGCTCCATTTAGCTTTCCATTAGGTGCTGGAAGAGTAATTAAAGGTTGGGACGAAGGTGTCGCAGGAATGAAAGTTGGAGGTACAAGAAAATTAACAATTCCTCCGGAACTTGGATACGGATCTAGAGGGGCAGGAAATGTTATACCCGCCAATGCAACTTTGATATTTGAAGTTGAATTATTAAAAGTCAATTAAATTTAAGTAAGAAAAATATCTAAGACTTTTCAATTTAGTTAATCTCCAAGTAATATATATACAACTCCAAATATTTGAAATGTTAAGTAAATTGATCAATTCTTTTCTAGATAAAAAATCCCCAATGACAGTCCATGCTCACTGTGATGGTCCTTGTGGTGTTTATGATCCAGCATCAACGAGAGTTACTGCTGAAGCAGTTTTATCAATGACAAAAAAACTTATTGCACTAGAAGCTCCTTCTAGCACTGATTCAGCAGAGTGGGCTACATATAGTAATACATTTTCTAGATATGTTGCAGTTAAAGAAGAGCAAGCAAAAGAAACAAAGAAAGAAATTCTAATTTTGTGGACAGACTACTTTAAACCAGTTCATTTAGAAACTTATCCAGACTTACATGAAACTATTTGGAAGGCGGCCAAATTATGCAGTGCATGCAAAGTTAATATTGATTTAGCTCAAGCTGAAGAGCTCATGAGTTACGTAGAAAAGATTCATAATATCTTCTGGGCTTCAAAAGGGAGATCAGACGCTTTCGTAAAAGCTAGTTAATCAGAATTATTTTCAAAAGTTTTTTTGATTTTATTTTATTTTTTTTAGGTTTAAGAAAAACCGCTATTATTAGTGGTGAATCTATGTATCCTTACCTAAAAGACGGGGATATTGTATTTTTTAAAAAATATAAAAAGAATAAATCAATACTAAAAAATCGACAAATAGTTATTTTTAATCATCCACTTAAAAATAAAAACCTAATAAAACGGATAAATTCAGTAAATCAAAATAATATTGAAGTTCTTGGCGACAATATTGAACTTAGCGAAGATAGTAACAAATTCGGATTAATCAATGACGAAAAAATTATTGGGATTGTCACCTCTAAATTAATTTTTCCTAAATTAACAAATTTTTTAATTCAAAAAAACAGAAGCACTCCTTTGAATCCAAAATAATCCCAAAGAAAAGGAAAGCCCTCCTGCTACAGCTATTAATCTTTTAATAAATTTTTGACTTGCTTTAAAGGTGGTAAAAGATATTAAACAAGTAAAAAGATTCATACTTGTTAGTGAACCAATCAAATATGAAATCAAATATAAGCAAGCACTTGTTAAAGGTAGTGCCAAAGCAGGAAGAACTGCGAGGAAATGCGAACCTCCAGCTATACCGTGTAGCAAGCCTAAACCTGTCAAAGCATGTGAGTGCTTATTATTGTTATTTTTTTGTTCCTTAACATGAAAGTGAAAGTGACGATGGGCAATTCCATTCTCATGCTTATGGGAATGCGAATGGATACTTAATTGAAAAGAATTTTTAATAGCAAATACTCCAACAATTAGAAGAGAAATTCCAACTAGGAATTCGGCGATATTGGAAAATTTGTTTAATGGCGTAATATCCTTAATAAAAATAGCTAGGAAAGCTAACAAGAGGACACCTGAAGAGTGTCCTAAGCCCCATGAAAAACTATTTCTAAGAGCTTTTTTGGGATTATTAATCGCTGCTGGTGCCATTGCAATTAGATGATCAGCGCCACTAACAACATGCACAAATCCTGCAACTACTCCAGTTAAAATTACAGCTTGCATATATATTCAGTACAACTCTGCTTATTCAATTTTATAGCACGATTTGAAGTCAAAATTAAATTGATTTAAATAATTTCTTGAAAGATTGTTCAATATCACTTTCTCTCATAAAAGTTTCACCAATTAATACTCCCTTGATTCCAATAGATCTAAGCGAATCTAGATCTTCGGCACAATTAATTCCTGATTCACTAATGGGAATAATATTTTGTTTTAAAAATATATCAGCATATTTATGCATCAATTCTATTGATGTTTTTAAATCAGTTTTAAAAGTCTTTAAATCCCTATTATTTATTCCAATCAAATTAAAAGATTTTAATTTTAGAATCCTTTCTAATTCATTATCATTATGCACTTCAACAAGAACACTCATCTTTAAATTATCAGCTATTTTCTTTAGATAAATTAAATCGTCATCACTTAAAATCGCAGCGATTAATAATATCGCATCAGCACCAGATACCCTTGCTTTATAAATCTGATAAGCAGAAATAATAAAATCTTTGCATAGTAGAGGGAGATTAGTTGATTTTCTTACAGTTTCGAGTATTTCATAACTACCTTGAAAAAACCTTTTATCGGTAAGTACTGAGATACATGATGCACCTAATCCTTCATAACAAATTGCTATGTCTTCAGGGTTAAAATCTTTTCTAATAACTCCTTTACTCGGACTAGCTTTTTTTATTTCTGCAATTACTCCTGGTTTAATTTTTGAATCCAAGATATTTTTATAAAAATCTTTTGGGGCAGAAAGATTTTCAATTTTTTTTATTAAATCTTCTAAAGAAACTATTTTTTTAAAATTCTTAATTTCAATGTCTTTATGCCATACAATTTCTTCCAGAATATTTTTTGCTTGTGCTTCTCTATGAGGTACAGCATATTCTAAATTTTCAACCCTAACTGTTGGATTTGGTGGTCTGCGTCTTATCTCCATTAATTTTAGATATTATTTTATTTGAGAAGCGGCTTGTTTATACGCGACCTCAACTACTTCACTAAGAGTAGGATGAGTATGAACTTCTTTAGATAATTCAATTACATCTTGGTTCCTTGAAATAGCGTTCGAAATTTCTTGAATCAAATCAGCTGCATGTAACCCAAAAATATGAGCACCTAATACTTTCCCATTATCTTTATTGAAAATCAACTTTAGCAATCCATCACTCTCCATCTCAGCCAATGCTTTTGAATTAGCCTTAAAGAAACTTTTCACAATTCCCAAAGTAAAATTTTCTTCTGCAGATATCTCTTTAGCTTCAGCTTCAGAGAGACCAACTGAACTTATCTCAGGGTGAGTAAAAGTTGCCGCAGGGATACTTTTATAGTTAATTGCGACTTTACCACCGCAAATATTTTCGACAGCAATAGTACCCTGTGCTGCTGCAGTATGAGCAAGCATTAATTTGCCAGTAACATCTCCAACAGCCCAAATATTAGGTATTATTTCCTCGCCATTTT contains these protein-coding regions:
- a CDS encoding FKBP-type peptidyl-prolyl cis-trans isomerase, producing MKEVFISFAVFVFCVSLTLFSQFNSQQVVNAAESETQLIQKTPIAKSSNVSNNNLFELDPSDPNPILFAMAEETQSESNSRTTESGLVILDIVNGEGDEASAGQTVTVNYTGTLEDGTQFDTSIGRAPFSFPLGAGRVIKGWDEGVAGMKVGGTRKLTIPPELGYGSRGAGNVIPANATLIFEVELLKVN
- a CDS encoding IMS domain-containing protein; the protein is MELPLDHFSLIGVSPSATSEEILRAFQLRLDKTPDEGFTYEVLTQRSELLRLTADLLTDPESRREYENLILDGASGLEFSSNREVAGLILLWESGSPKEAFKITRKALQPPQTPALGSSREADLTLLASLTARDSAIQEQQLRAYSNAADFLHEGIQLLQRMGKLGERRKELEEDLVSLLPFRILDLLSRELNDQESHKKGLSMLENLIIKRGGLEGNNKSEYGDYLNQQEFEAFFKQIKPYLTVEEQVDLFLELQKRGSLEAGFLAFLSLTAIGFSRRKPEKLFEARKILNKLNLSGLDSMPLIGCLDLLLADIDQASARFSSSSDENFQNWFNNYQGNKLEAMYIYCRNWLEKDVLVGFRDVDSKEVDLDSWFEDGRIQEFIEKLEKKSNKTTIKSNLQKSKIDSESSSKIIQDVDGKLGNVDERRLPWPGGIKQIDEKLDSQEDKFNEEIFKNKTINLYKYLIEKIAELKFSFGEFLKDQEIIDRSPILIYLYAFLILFSFGIGIGFLRNNFKNSIQDETVLDKPLTSVDKNQNLREIKSNKEVNKNSSSESKSIDVKPIKNNSFRAKELTKVSPTLKDLSNLINLWLINKSNYLSGKSEINLSEIVSNGLIERTIEERNNDIKKGINKEIISQIRKIDFVSQTSSRIVVLVELDYLEKIIKNSGEFVNETSLTPLKVKYILGFSNKSWKLVDFVSGL
- the mnmA gene encoding tRNA 2-thiouridine(34) synthase MnmA, giving the protein MLKTQKDEKLENYFSTNNKTKKKKNIIVGLSGGVDSSLSAALLVERGWNVEGLTLWLMKGEGSCCSEGLVDAAALCEDLGINHKIIDSREIFEREVIKKTTESYEKGFTPLPCSMCNKNVKFEEMLNYAINKKDFTHIATGHYARIKKSSYAEKLDYKSLVFKEFLLLRGADKNKDQSYFLYSLSQEVLSRLEFPLGEMKKEETRKEALRLGLRTAQKPESQDLCLVEHYGSMQRFIDKHIEPKEGKIIHVNGQVLGTHNGIQHFTVGQRKGLGVAWPEPLYVKNLDRKENIVYVADKSDLFNREAIISKVNWVSIEEPKQDIKVEAQIRYRSHPVKGTLIALKNSDNLTKTFKLIFEESQSSVTPGQAAVFYKGEILLGGGLIN
- a CDS encoding NAD(P)H-hydrate epimerase — its product is MNEIVWPAIDSKHLIVDSKQMMILEKEMFSDGMPQEALMEKAGIQISRWLLKRKPLLKHGITVLIGPGHNGGDGAVIARELCLKGFLVQVWCPFPIKKTLTNNLLNYLTSIGVTKLVEPPDANGKELWIDAIFGNNQTRKVDNKLIKLINQKFHNKYGKVISIDIPTGLCPDKGEPFLDNAVQADYTLAIGLNKIGLTQDSALPFIGELNHIDIGVPTNKLSKIEKKIFKVTYKDLKNIDLPSLPKNSDKYKRGRTLLIAGSEKYPGAAYLSLRGAISSGAGFISAVLPELVAESIWQVAPEIVLKGTMQTNHNGNASLFSALKNIDLSLYDSLAVGPGIGIDNDDWHKSKDYLIGFKGLLILDADALNRISESKLGSKFFLERKFQTWITPHIKGFSRLFPNIEGETNVGLALKAAKEFNISVLLKGANSIVADDKKAWQLFGTDSQTARAGLGDLLTGFIAGSSAIDSTLCKNITTDFFTKYVLLHSFAASKCKKGSNASAIGDELSKLMRNMKTRQIS
- a CDS encoding acyltransferase; its protein translation is MLIPTKIKSLRQYFYPCLGGILGGISVSTYFWLIFMPISLFILWEGSERKIANFWWGFFFVLISHSWLYDLHPLTWLGFSWFASLIIAISILLFCAIWGGLLVYLWGLLVEMILWKEDVFNMKIMPLIIKVFFLSLTWGIGELILSQTPFFWIGLGESLVPGDIYLAGLARWIGASGLCVLQILIGFWIFFSHGRWRRKLHFKKIFIFGSLIIVFLHLFGALTNPIKRNSEFPVAIWQTNIPTREKLKIDDEFIKEKQSIAQEYALANKAKLLVAPEGTLSNNFYLTKGIKINTLAGGFRNYNNELRSSLLGFQIGDKSFTSFIDKSRLVPLGENIPVFLNSFSRGLSAVGGVQPGSDSRFFDPKFTPPLAVAICYEISDGLKIRKAINSGAKLIITASNLDPYPIKLHNQFLSLARLRSIENKKNNLLVSNTGPSGLVQDDGKIIQMLDLNVEQNKIVFPNFSSEKTFYTKFGDKPLLFLLIFFMGLNIFLKIN
- the pdhA gene encoding pyruvate dehydrogenase (acetyl-transferring) E1 component subunit alpha, yielding METHVERITNLQDIKKAELDRETGLFLYEDMILGRRFEDKCAEMYYRGKMFGFVHLYNGQEAISTGVIGAMKKKHDWFCSTYRDHVHALSAGVPSFEVMSELFGKATGCSKGRGGSMHLFSREHHLLGGYAFIGEGIPVALGAAFSSKYKKEVAGNNSSDSVTAAFFGDGTCNNGQFFECLNMAQLWKLPIIFVVENNKWAIGMAHDRATSNPEIWRKASAFGMHGEEVDGMDVLAVRGAAQRAIERARAGDGPTLLECLTYRYRGHSLADPDELRSEKEKEFWGKRDPIKKLAQEIIDGKFATEEELKSIEKKIDIEISKAVKDALEAPEPPSQELTKYIWAED
- a CDS encoding RpoD/SigA family RNA polymerase sigma factor, which translates into the protein MVSSIPTQAEPQKRRGNDPISWYLQNIGRVPLLTPSEEIELGNQVQKMMILTEDGQLTEKNKEFTTQQKRTIKIGRRAKERMMKANLRLVVSVAKKYQGKGLELLDLVQEGSLGLERAVEKFDPTRGYKFSTYAFWWIRQSMTRAIACQSRTIRLPVHLSERLASIRKVSRDLAHKLGAMPSRIEIAEAMEIDVEELDSVLRQALSTSSLDAPVNGDDGRSFLGDLIADSNNEEPLDQVEQKMHQEQLGNWLSHLSEQEQHVLKLRFGLDGNERHTLAEIGRLLEVSRERVRQVELKALRKLRNLTRKLPSGI